DNA sequence from the Brachybacterium sp. P6-10-X1 genome:
TCACGGCAATGATCGTGTCCCACAGGGCGTCGTCGACGTCGAGGAAGGAGACCGGGGAAGGGACCCCCGCGATGTTCGACAGCGCGCCGACCGTGGGCAGTTCGGAGCCCGCGATCTGGGCGGCCACCTCGTTCACGGCGGCGCTGTCGGTGATGTCGACGCCGTAGCCGGCGGTGGGGACGCCGAACCGCTCGCCCAGCTCCCGGGCCAGGGCGATCGCGCCGTCCCCGTCGAGGTCGAGGACTGCCACCGACCACCCGTCGCGGGCGAAGCGGGTGGCGGTCGCCCGCCCGATGCTGCGCTCGGAGGCTGCGCCGGTGACGACTGCGGTTCTGGTCTGGGTGCCGGTCGGCTCGTGGTGCGGCACTGCACTCCTTCACGTCGGTGCGGACGGGACCGCGATGGTCCCGATCAGATCGACGCGAACGCTACGAGGCGCAGGTCACCGCAACAAGGCGTGGGCTGGGAGTGAGACTCGGCCCGCCCACGACGAGCCTGATCAGAGCGGCAATGAGCGTCGCCGATTGGTCTGACCACTGCCGGAGGGGGGCGCCCGTCGGGCGGCACGCCACGGGTTCCCCAGAGAATTGGTCGACCATTATGATCGCGCCGGGCATCGACTCTGACCTGCGGCTCCGCGAACTGCTCAGGGCCCGCCGAGGCCGACGCCGATTGCCCGCTCCCCCACCCCATGCTTGCATCGGTCCCGCCGGATCCCCGGCGCACTGCCCACCGGTTCTCCGGAGGCGCCGTCGCTGCAGCGAACCCGACCGAAGGAGGTCAGGTGGAACCCCAGACCCTGGAATTCCTGGACGGACTGGTCCGCGAGGGCGTCGAGGTCGACGGCGGCATCCTCATCCCCACCGAGCGCCGGCTCGCCGAGCTCAGCGGCATGTCCCGGGCTCGTGTCCGCGAACGGCTCTCCGGACTGCAGATGCTCGGCATGCTCACGAAGGTGCAGGGATCGGGGAACGTCCTCGTCTCCCCCAGCGCCCTCGAGGCGGGCACCGGCAACGTGTTCGAGCTGATGCTGCGCGCCGGGCTGGTGACGGTCGCCCAGATCAACGAGGCCCGCGAGATGCTCGAGGTCGCGATCGCCCCGCGGATCCTCGAGCGGGTCACCGACGAGCAGATCCAGGCCCTCGAGGAGCAGGTCTACGCCATGGTCGACGCCTCGGCGTCACGGGACTTCGTCAGCGGGCTGAAGGCCGACCACGCCTTCCACGTGGCGCTGTTCGACATCGTCGGGAACCCGATCATGACCTACGTCGTCAACGGCATGAATCACGCCTTGCACGATCTGCTGCTGGAACGGCGCCGGATCGTCATCGGCAAGGAGATCGCCCGCAATCACGGCGAGCTGCCGGAGATGTTCGACAGCGACGCCGTCCACTTCGAGATCACCCGCGCCCTGCGCTCCCGTCGCAAGGAGGCCGTCGCTGCCGCGATGGTCGAGCACTTCGATTCGTGGCGGCGGATCTCGCGCATCCCGACCCCACCGACTGCCACCACCCCGACAGGAGAGACATGAGCACGACAGAGCCGACGACGGCGACCGGGACGGCGCGATCGTTCGACCCCGAGCGGGTCCAGCGCATCCGCGAAGCCGCCCACCGCATCCGTCAGTACGCCCTGATCCAGGCCGAGGTCCAGGGCCAGGGCTACATCGGCCAGGCCCTGGACATCGCCGACGTCCTCGCGGTCCTGTACGCCGACCAACTGCACCTGGACCCGTCGAACCCGACCTCCGAGGACCGCGACCGCTTCCAGCTGTCCATCGGACACTACGCCCTGGCCCTCTATGCGGCGCTGACCGAGGCGAAGTTCCTGCCCCAGGAGGAGCTGCAGACCTATGCCAGCGACGACTCGCGCCTGCCGATGTCCTCCATGCGCTCCTACACGCCCGGGGTCGAGATCTCCGGCGGCTCCCTCGGCCACGGCCTCGGGATCGCGAACGGCGTGGCGATGGGCATGCAGCGCAAGGGGTCCGACCGCGTCGTCTACAACCTGCTCTCCGACGGCGAGCTCGGGGAGGGCTCGACCTGGGAGGCGGCCGCCGTCGCCGGTCACCATGGGCTCGACAACCTCATCGCGATCGTCGATTTCAACGATCAGCAGGCCGACGGCCGCAGCACCCAGATGCTCTCGATGGAGCCGGTCACCGACAAGTTCGAGGCCTTCGGCTGGATCGCCCGCCGCTGCGACGGGCACGACGTCCCCGCCCTGCTCGGCCACCTGGTCGAGCTCCGGGAGATCGAGGATCCCCGCCCCCGGGTCCTCGTCGTGGACACCACCCTGGGCAAGGGCGTCGACTTCCTCGAGCAGCGGGAGAAGCTGCACTTCATGAAGGTCGATGCCGCGGAATGGGCCACCGCCCACCAGAAGCTGAACGAAAGCGCAGGACGATGAGCACGCACACCACCCCCGCCACCGCCGCCTCGAAGAAGCTGGTCTCCGGCGCCATGAGCGCCGACCTCGCCTCGGAGGGCCAGCGCACCGTCTCCGCCCCGCTCGGGCACGCCCTGGTCGAGGCGGCCCGGCAGGACGAGCGGATCGTCGGCCTCTCCGCCGACCTCGCGAAGTACACCGACGTGCACATCCTGCGCGACGCGATGCCGGAGCGCTTCTACCAGATCGGCATGGCCGAGCAGGCACTGCTCGGCGCCGCCACCGGCCTCGCCATGGAAGGCTTCGTCCCCTTCGCCTCGACCTACTCGGTCTTCGCCACTCGGCGCGCCTACGACTTCCTCGCCCTGGACATCGCCGAGGCGAACCTCAACGTGAACATGGTGTGCGCCCTGCCGGGACTGACCACCGGCTACGGCCCCTCCCATCAGGCCACCGAGGACGTCGCGATCCTGCGCGGGATGCCGAACCTGACGATCGTCGATCCCTGCGACGCCCTGGACATCCAGCAGGCGGTCCCGCAGCTCGCCGCCTTCGACGGGCCGACGTACATGCGCCTGCTGCGCGGGAAGGTCCCGCTGGTGCTGGACGAGTACGACTACTCCTTCGAGCTGGGAAAGGCGAAGCTGCTGCGTGATGGGGCCGACGTCCTGCTCATATCGACCGGGCTGATGACCGAGCGCGCCCTGGAGACCGCGACGGCCCTGGAGCAGGACGGGATCGGGGTCGCGGTGCTGCACTCGCCCACCCTGAAGCCCTTCGACGAGGAGGCGGTCGTCTCCGCCCTCGGCGCGGGTCGCTTGGTGCTGACCGCGGAGAACCACTCGGTGGTCGGCGGGCTCTTCGACGCCGTCTCCCGCACGGTGGCCGGCCGCGGGCTCGGCGAGCGCATCACCCCGATCGGTCTGCCGGACGAGTTCCTCGACGCCGGCGCGCTGCCGACGCTGAACGACCGCTACGGCGTGAGCGTCCAGGCGATGATGGAGCGGATCCGCTCCCTGCTCTGAGCGCCCGTCCCCGCTGAGAGGAACCACCGATGCCCTGCTGCGGGCGGGGAACGGCTTCGACCAGCGGCTGCCCGAACCGTTCAGCGGACAGAGCAGCGAGGAGGTCTCCCCGGCCGTGACCTACCCGGCCTCGTGCCGTCCCCAGGCCTGGACCGCGGCCGGCGCCGTCCCCGTCGCCCAGGCCCTCGGTGTCCTCCCCCGCTCCTGTCCAGGATCTGGGCCGCGTCGAGTTCCCACCCCGGACGCCGCTGCGCGGCTCCCGGCCGCAGCCCGTACGGTGGAGCCACCGCAGCATCGCGCGAACGGAGTCCTCATGCACGCCGACCGCCTCACCGATCCGATCTGCCACCACGCCGAGGGGCCCTGCTGGTCCGACAGCTGGGGCGGCCTGCGCTGGGTCGACATGCTGGCCGGCGACATCATGCAGCTCGACGCAGCCGGCGCCCTCACCCAGCTCGGCGGTGCCCGCACCGCGCATCGCATCACCACGCCGAGCCCGGTGGTGGCCTGCGTGCGCCCGGCCGTGGGCGGCGGGGCCGTGCTCGCCCTCGAGAAGGGCTTCGCCCTCGAGGACGCCGACGGCTCGATCACCCCGCTGCCGCCGCTGTGGGAGCAGGACATCCGGATGAACGAGGGGGCGATCGCACCGGACGGGTCGTTCCTGTGCGGCTCGATGGCCTATGACCAGCGGCCGGGGGCCGCGGCGATGTGGCGCTTGCTGCCGGACGGCACCACCATCGAACTGTTCGGCGACCTCACGATCTCCAACGGCCTCGCGTTCACCGCCGACGGGACGCGCGCCTATTACGTCGACACGCCCACCGGAAGGGTCGACCTGTTCGACTGGTCCGACGATGCGGGCCTCGTCGGTCGACGCCCGTTCGCGAACCTGACCGACCAGGACGGTCACCCCGATGGGCTGACGCTCGACGCCGAGGGCCGGGTCTGGGTGGCGATGAACGGAGGCGGCCAGGTGCTCGGCCTCGATGAGCACGGCGAGGTCTGCTCCCGGGTCAAGGTCGGGGCGCGGCAGGTCACGGCCTGCACCTTCGGCGGCCACGACCGCTCGACGCTGTTCATCACCACCAGCCGGGAGAACCTCGCCGAGGGCGAGGACCCGCAGGCCGGCTCACTGTTCACCGCGTGGCCCGGCGCCCGCGGCCCCGAGAACGAGCGCCTCTTCGGCGTCTGAGCCGGGCACACGGCCGCCGGCACCGCACCGCCGGGCAGCGCCGGCGCCGCCTGGGGGACCAGGCCGCAGAAGGTGCCACGGGAGTGACACCTTCTGCGGCACCGTCGCACCGGCAGGGTCGGTCAGGCGGTCGTGCCCGACCCGGAGCCGGCCACCTCGGCATCCTCCGGGTGGTCGGGGATCTCGCCGGACGCGAACGAGGCCTCCATGTCGTCGAACTCCCGCATCGCCACCGCGGGCGGACGGGGCGTGACGAGGCTGACCACCACGGCGAGGATCAGGCAGATCAGGAAGCCGGGGATGATCTCGTACAGGTGCTGGTCTCCGAACAGGCCCCAGCTCACGTCGGGCTGGAACTGCCCCCAGGTGAAGGCGACCGCAGCGCCGGCGACCATGCCGGTGGCCGCACCGGCCGTCGTCAGCCGACGCCAGAACAGCGACAGCAGGACGATCGGACCGAAGGCGGCGCCGAAGCCCGCCCAGGCGAAGGCCACCAGGCCCAGAACGGAGCTGTCCGGGTTCATCGCCAGGAACAGGGCGATCACGGACACGGCGAGCACGCCGATCCGGCCGCCCCACAAGGCGCCCTTGGCGCTGAGCTTGACCCCGAACCCGCCGATGAGGTCCTCGATCAGCGCGGAGCTGGAGACGATCAGCTGCGAGGAGATCGTGGACATGATGGCGGCGAGCACGGCGGCCAGCAGGATGCCGGCGATCAGGGGATGGAACAGGATCAGCGACAGGTCCAGGAACACGGACTCGCCGTTGGTGGTGTCGGTCAGCACCGCATCCTGGTTCTGCTGGAAGTAGGCCAGGCCGGCGAGCGCGGTGAACACGGCGCCGAGCACGCAGATGATCATCCAGCTCATGCCGACGACCAGCCCGTACTTGGCATCGCGGGAGGAGCGCAGGGCCATGAAGCGCACGATGATGTGCGGCTGTCCGAAGTAGCCCAGTCCCCAGGCCAGGGAGGAGGCGATCCCGATGAAGGTGCCGCCTGCGGTCAGGGACCCGAAGTCGGCGTTGACCTGCCGCACGGAGTCGAACATCGCGACCGGGCCGCCCACGACGAACATCGCCATGATCGGGACGACCAGGAGGGAGACCAGCATGATCAACCCCTGGACGACGTCGGTGTAGCTGGCGCCGAGGAACCCGCCGAACAGCGTGTAGATGATGGTCACGCCGCCGACCAGCAGCATCCCGAAGATGTACCTGCCGCCGAACATCGACTCGAAGAACACGCCGCCGGCGACCATGCCGGAGGAGACGTAGAAGGTGAAGAACACCAGGATGATCACGCCTGCGGCGATGCGGAGGATGTGCGTCCGGTCGTGCAGTCGGTTGCCGAAGAAGCTCGGGACGGTGATCGAGTTGCCGGCGATCTGCGTGTACTGCCTCAGCCGAGGCGCGACGAAGAACCAGTTCAGTCCGGCGCCGATCGTGAGTCCGATCGCGATCCACGCCTCGACCAGCCCGTTCATGTACAGCGCGCCGGGCAGGCCCATGAGGAGCCAGCCGGACATGTCCGAGGCACCGGCGGAGAGGGCGGCGGTGAACGGGTGCAGCTGCCGCCCGCCGAGCATGTAGTCCTCACCGTCCGACGTCTTGCGGAAGGCGTAGAGGCCGATGCCGATCATGGCACCGAAATAGATGGCGAGGGCGACGATCTTGAAGACGAGATCCACGAGAGGGCTCCGATCTCAGGGTGGGGAAGGGGTGGTCGGGACGGGTGCTGGGAGAAGTGGTCGGGACGGACCGCCGGGGATGATGGACAAAACGGTCACCGGCGAACGCAGCCGTTCCGCGCGGATCGTGCAGCCGGGGCCGCGGTCGCAGACAGGTGATGCGTCATCCGCGCCCGGGGACGGCGACGGGACGCCGTGCGAGCGCCGAGGACCGGGAGGTGCGCTGAGACTACCCCTCTGAGACGCCGATCACCGAGCTCGTTGCCGGACGGTGACATCATTCGCGAGACTCCTCACCGCTCAGCGGGACGTTCTCGCGAGACTCCTCACCGCTCAGCGGTGCCGCTCACCGGGGCTTTCTCGGGCCCGTTCCCCATCACCACCACACCGCGCGACGGACCGGGGAGGCACGAGGCGCAGCCCCGCAGAGATTCGGGTCCGGCCCCGTGGAAGACGGGTCCGGCCCCGCGGAACCACACGGGGCCCGACCGTCGATCCATGGACGGGCACGGCAGTGCGCACGTGGCGTCCAGGAGTGGGAGCCACGTGCGCATTCGCGGTGGGCCGCCGTCGGCCGAGCCCGGGCGTCCGGCCGCGGAGGGTCGGTCGGGATTCAGGAGTACAGCGCCTCGGTGTCCTCGTCGACCCAGCCCAGCGTGCGCTCGACGGCCTTCTTCCACAGACGCAGGTAGCGCTCGCGGGTCTCCTCGTCCATGGTGGGCTCCCAGCGCTTGTCCTCGGCCCAGTTGTCGATGACGTCCTGCTCGCCGTCCCAGAAGCCCACCGCGATACCCGCAGCGTAGGCGGCGCCGAGCGCGGTGGTCTCGATGACCTGCGGGCGCACCACGGACACACCGAGGATGTCCGCCTGGAACTGCATGAGGGTCTCGTTCTTGACCATGCCGCCGTCGACCTTCAGCTCGGACAGCTCCACGCCCTCGCTCTCGGCGTCGGCGATCATCGCATCCAGCACCTCGCGGGTCTGGAAGGCGGTGGCCTCCAGCGTGGCCCGCGCGATGTGGCCCTTGTTGTGGAAGCGGGTCATGCCGACCATCGCGCCGCGGGCGTCGGAGCGCCAGTGCGGGGCGAACAGGCCCGAGAACGCGGGGACGATGAACAGGCCGCCGTTGTCGTCGACCTCCTTCGCGAGGTCCTCGATCTCCGGGGCGTCCTGGATCATGCCCAGGTTGTCGCGCACCCACTGCACCAGCGAGCCGGTCACCGCGATCGAGCCCTCGAGGGCGTACACCGGCTTGGCGTCGCCGAGCTTGTAGGCGACCGTGGTCAGCAGCCCGTTCTCGCTGCGCACCAGATCCTCGCCCGTGTTGATCAGCATGAAGTTGCCGGTGCCGTAGGTGTTCTTGGCCTGGCCCACCTCGAAGCAGGCCTGACCGAAGGTCGCGGCCTGCTGGTCGCCGAGGATGCCGGCGATCGGGGTGTCGATCAGCAGGTCGTTCTTGCGTCCCGTGCCGTACACCTCGGAGGAGGAGCGGATCTCCGGGAGCATGGACAGCGGGATGCCCATGTCCTCGGCGATGTCCTCGTTCCAGTCCAGGGTGTCGATGTTCATGAGCATCGTGCGCGAGGCATTGGTGACGTCGGTGACGTGCACGCCCCCGTTGGTCCCGCCGGTGAGGTTCCACATCAGCCAGGCGTCGGTGTTGCCGAAGACCAGCTCCCCGGCCTCGGCGCGGGCGCGGGCCCCCTCGACGTTGTCGAGGATCCACTTCACCTTGGGGCCGGAGAAGTACGTCGCCAGAGGCAGGCCGACGCGTTCCTTGTACTTCTCGGCGCCCTCGTCGCCCGCGAGCTCGTCGCAGATCCTCTGCGTGCGGGTGTCCTGCCAGACGATCGCGTTGTAGACGGGCTCGCCGGTGTTCTTGTCCCAGACGACGGCGGTCTCGCGCTGGTTGGTGATGCCGACGGCCGCCAGCTGGTGGCGGTTGATATCGGCGTTCACCAGCGCCTGGCCGACGACGTCGCGGGTGTTCTTCCAGATCTCCTGCGGATCGTGCTCGACCCACCCGGACTTCGGGAAGATCTGCTCGTGCTCCTTCTGCCCCGAGGCGACGATCTGCCCGGCGTGATCGAAGATGATCGCGCGGGTCGAGGTCGTGCCCTGATCGATGGACATGATGTACATCGGCTGGTCGTTCATCGGAACTCCTTCGTCGTGGATGAGGGGAGGTGTCGTGGATGAGTGCCGAGGAGGCCGGTGCGGCGCTCGGCGGTCTCAGGGGTCGGGCCGCTCAGAAGTAGATGACCGAGACCAGACCGGCGAGGCCGCCGCCGATCAGAGGTCCGGCGACCGGCACCCACGAGTATGCCCAGTCCGAGCCGCCCTTGTGGGGGATCGGCAGGACCGCGTGCGCGAGGCGCGGCCCGAGGTCTCGGGCGGGGTTGATGGCGTAGCCCGTCGGTCCGCCGAGGGAGGCGCCGATCGCGAGCACCAGCAGCGAGACCGCGAGCGGCCCGAGCTTGTCCGGCGTGTTGCCGAACATGATGATCACGAAGACCAGCACGAAGGTCGCGATGATCTCGGTGACCAGGTTCCAGCCGTAGGAGCGGATCTCCGGGCCGGTGGAGAAGGTCCCCAGGATCGTGCCCGGATCCTTCTCCTGGTCGTAGTGGTTCTTGTAGACCAGCCAGGCGAGCACGGCACCGATGAAGGCACCGACGATCTCGGCGATGTAGTACGTGATCGTGGTGCCGAACGTCATCGGGATGCCCGGCGCGTATTCGGTGGCCTCGCTCATGAGCAGGCCGGTGGTGACGGCCGGGTTGATGTGCGCACCGGTCTTGAAGGCCGTGTAGACGCCGACGAAGACCGCCAGGCCCCAGCCGAAGTTGACCATCAACCAGCCGCCGTCTTTGCCCTTGGTCTTGCCGAGGATGTTGTTGGCGACGACGCCGCCGCCCATCAGGGTCAGCATCGCCGTGCCCGCGATCTCCGACAACAGGATCGTTCCGATCGTTCCCATGTGTTCTCCTCATCGAGACCGACCTGACGGGGACAGGTCGGCTGCCGGCTCTCACCGGCGACAGGCCGCGAAGGGCCTCCGGGGCGTGCGATCTGCCGCCCCGCGGCCCCCCGGGCTCGGTGCCCGGGGACCGCAGAATCGGTGTCAGCGCCTCGGCGGCACCTCGGGGACGGCACCGATGCGTGCCGCGGTCTCGGCGTCGGTCCCGGCCTGCTCGCCCTCGAGGCGGGCGGCGATGTACTCGCGGTACGTCGCGACCTCCTGCGCCTGGGTGCTCTCGTCCCAGCCCAGCTCGGGGCCGACGAGGGCCGCGATCTCCGCGGCGGCGTCGACGCCGCGGTCGCGGGTCTCGTAGTCCAGCCGGGTGCGACGCTCGAGGATGTCGGCCAGGTGGCGCGCCCCCTCGGCGCGCACGGCGTACAGCGCTTCGGCCCGCAGGTAGCGCGGGGCGTGCTCGAGCGGGGTGCCGAGCGAGGGGTCCTCGTCGACCAGGGCGAGCACGTCGGTCAGCAGTGCGCCGTAGCGGAACAGCAGGCGGTCGATGCGCACCGAGTCGAGGTCGTACCGTCGGGCGATCTTCTGCTTGTCGCGCACCAGGGTCTCGTAGCCCTGGGCGCCGATCACCGGCACGGAGCGGGTCAGGCTGGGCCGCCCGGGCTGGTGCTCCTTGATCGCGAAGTCGACGATGTCCTCGGCCATCACCCGGTAGGTGGTGAACTTGCCGCCGGCGATGGCGGACAGGCCCGGCTCGACCTGCATGACCGTGTGCTCGCGGGAGACCTTCGCCGAGCCGCCGCCCTTCTGCACCGGCTGGACCAGGGGGCGCAGGCCGGAGTAGACGCCGATGACGTCCTCGCGCGAGAGGTCGTCGGCCAGCACCGCGTTGGCGTGCTCGAGCACGTAGTCGATGTCCTCGGAGGTCGCGCCGACGTCGGCCGGGTCCTCGGTCCAGGCGGTGTCGGTGGTGCCGATGACCCAGTACTCGTCCCAGGGGATGATGAACAGGACCGACTTCTCGGTCTGGGTGATGATGCCGGTCTCGGGCACGGCGGGGATGCGGTCCCGGGCGATGGTGACGTGGATGCCCTTGGAAGCGAGCACCTTCAGGCCGGCGTCGGCCCCGGCGAGGTCCTGCTGATCCTCGGTCCAGACGCCGCCGGCCAGGAGGGTGTCGCGGGCGTGGACCTCGAACTCCTCGCCGGTCTCCTCGTCCCGCACCCGGGCGCCGCTGACGCGCCCGCCCTCGTGGAGGTAGTCGACGACGCTGGTGTAGTTGGCGACGGAGGCGTCGTGCTGCGCGGCCGAGCGCACCAGCATCATCACGAAGCGGGCGTCGTCCATCTGCGCGTCGTAGTACTCCAGCGCGCCGACGGCCTTGTCGCCGTCGAGCGCCGGGAAGACGTCCATCATCTTGTCGTGCAGCAGGTGGCGGTGGAAGGGGACGGCGCGCTTGCGGCCGATGGACTGCATCGCGTCGTAGAGCATCACGCCGGAGCCGATGAACGCGCGGTCGACCACCTTCTTGAAGAAGGGGAAGACGAACTTGACGGGCTTGACCAGGTGCGGAGCGGTGTGCTCGAGCAGCAGGTCGCGCTCGCGCAGGGCCTCGGCGACGAGCTTGAAGTCCAGCATCTGCAGGTAGCGCAGGCCGCCGTGCATGAGCTTGGAGGAGCGCGACGAGGTCCCGGCGGCCCAGTCGCGGGTCTCGACGAGGCCGACGGACAGTCCTCGGGTGGCGGCGTCGAACGCGGCGCCGGCGCCGTTGACGCCTCCGCCGATGACGAGGACGTCCAGGGGGTTCTCGGCAGTGGCGGCGCGCAGGCGGGCGAGGTGCTCCGTCCGGGCCCCGGGGGTGAGGGCGGACCGGTTCTGATCGGACACGTGGATGCTCCTTCGCAATGTCGCCGGGTGACTCGTGGTCCGTCGCGACGGTCGCGACGGTCACGGCGGCAATGGGGCCATCCTCGAATCGTCGTGCAGCAGAACGCAAACTCTGTGCACGAACGTGCAAGACTGATGTCATGAATCCCGCATCGCGCCCCGACACGCTCTTCGAGGCTGCACGGATGTACTACGGCGAGGGCCGCACCATGGAGTCGATCGCCATCGACCTCGAGGTCTCCCGCTCGACGGTCTCCCGGATGCTGCGCGATGCCCGGGAGGCCGGGCTGGTCCAGATCACGCTGCGCCCGCCGGACGCCCACCGGGTCGAGGAGCTGCGCCGGCGGATCGCCCACAAGTTCGGGGTGCGCACGCGCGTGGTGCCCGCCCGTCGCGGCGACGGCGAGCACGAGCGGCTGGAGGCGGTGGCCGACGCAGGCGCCGATGTGCTCGACGAGATGCTCGAGCCGGGCATGACCCTGGGGCTCGCCTGGGGCACCACGATCGCGTCGATCCTGGGCAGCGTGCGGGCGCGCCCGATCCCCGGGCTGCGCATCGTGCAGCTGAACGGCGCGATCAACACGGAGGGCACCGGGCTCACCTACATCTCGACCGTGCTGGCCCGCGCGGCGACGCTCTGGGACGCGACCGTCCACCACTTCCCGGTCCCGGCCTTCTTCGACTACGCCGCCACCCGGGAGGCGATGTGGCGCGAGCGCTCGGTGCAGAAGGTGCTGGAGACCCAGCGGCAGACCACCCTGGCCGTCTTCAGCGTGGGGGCCTTCGACGCGGAGGTGCCCAGCCACGTCTACACGAACAACTACCTCACCGGCGAGGACCTGGCCTCGCTGCGGGCCGACGGTGCCGTCGGCGACGTGTGCACCGTGTTCCTGCGGGCCGACGGCTCCTTCCGGGACATCGCGATGAACGCGCGCGGCTCCGGGACCGATCCCCACCGTCTTTCCCGCATCGCCCACCGGCTGCTCGTCGTCTCCGGCTCCCGCAAGGCGCTGCCGCTGCGCGCCGCCCTGCGCGCCGGGGTCGCGACCGATCTGGTGATCGACGAGGTCACGGCCGCGAGCCTGCTGGCGCTGCGGTGAGACGCCGTCCACCCGCACTCACCCCCGTTGCCGCGCCCACGCCCCGTCGCCGCGCCCACGCCAACCCCCTCTGTGTCAGGTTCTCAGCCATTCGTGGGCCGAAAATGGCTGAGGATGAAGCAATCTCGTGGCACGCCGCGTGTCATGCGCCGAGCGGAGCGATCCGCAGCGAGAGGCGCGTCCGCCGCACCGTGTCGACCGTCCGCCGAATGTGCTGCTCGCTCGGGACGTGCACACCGCGCTGCCCGAGCGTGCGCCGGAGCCTGAGCAGGATCCGCAGCGGATGACGGAGATCCGCACCGTTCGCACGGGCGAGGGACCAGCCGTAGGAGGCGAGTTCGTCGCGTCGGACCTCATCGAGCCTCCACTGCTGCTTCGTGAGTCGATGGCCCTCCCCGTCGTACTCCAGACCGACCTGCGCTCGCTCCCAGGCAAGATCGATCTCGCGCCGCTGTCCCGTCGTCGGGTGATGCACGGGGAGATTCGGGACCGCCGGCGGAAACCCTGTGGCCTCGAGGAGCAGCCGCATGATCGTCTCCCCCGGGGAGCGCACGGACGGCTGAGCCCGCTGCAAGGCGTCCAGGAGGCGTGGAATGCCGTGGTGGCCGCGGCTCTCTTCCACCTCATCGATCATCGAGGAGATCGTCTGGCCCGGATAGCGGAAATTAGGGCCGATGATCGCCTCGACGGACGCCACGAGGTCCCATAAGGGCATCATCGTCGCCAGTTCCCGGAGCACCTCGGGCACGGCGGAGACCGTGAGGGCATCGAGCCGAGCAGTCCGCCCGGGCCGCAGACGATGGACGATTGCTCCGCGCCCGACGCCAGACGTGCCTGCCCGTTCGACCCGACAGCGCAGGACCGGGAGCTTCGCCCCCGCGCGCAGCGAGCGACCCGGCTCGAGCGAAGGGATCCTCAACGTCCCGTCGGAGGCCCACGGTCGCGAGCCGGACAGGGCGCTGATCCCCGCATCGAGGGTCAGCGGAAACGGGACGCCCCAGAAGAGTGCAGCCGTCGTGTGGCTCAGCACGCAGCCGACCTGCACCCGATTCTGCAGGATCCGGGCCATGGTGTTGACCGACGCCGGATGGTCGGTGGGCGTGCGGTATCCCGGGAACACCGTGGTGAAATGATCCGAGGCCAGGTCACGCGTATGAAACCCGAGCTCGGCCCATTGCCGGGAGGACAGCAGCGCTCCGGCGTGCTTCTCGAGCGGACGTCGCATGGCGTGACCGTAGCCAGCGAGGGTCTTGCGCTCCACCGACCCCGGCGGGATGTGGACAGCACGCCGAAGGGGAGGAAAGGTCTCACCGCAGCGCGGCCCCGCCGAAATAGCACCGTGCGGTCGACGGGTCTCCGCGCCGAACCCTCACTCGCGACCGCTCGGGGCCGCGAAGACGACGCGGAAGCTCTCGCAGACCACCAGCATGTCGGGAGCGAACCCCCGCGCCGAGTAGGTGCGCCAGAAGTCCTCGTGGATGCGTCGCCAGGAGGCCAAGGTGCGGTCGTCCTCGCCCTCGGCCCGGGCGTGCTCCGCGGTGACCTCGTCGAACGGCACGATGTCGATCGCGGTCACCTCGAGGATCGCCCGAGGCGCCGCGGCTCCGTCGAGGATGATCGACAGCTCGCCGACGGTCGGTACCGGCTCCTGCTCAT
Encoded proteins:
- a CDS encoding glycerol-3-phosphate dehydrogenase/oxidase; this encodes MSDQNRSALTPGARTEHLARLRAATAENPLDVLVIGGGVNGAGAAFDAATRGLSVGLVETRDWAAGTSSRSSKLMHGGLRYLQMLDFKLVAEALRERDLLLEHTAPHLVKPVKFVFPFFKKVVDRAFIGSGVMLYDAMQSIGRKRAVPFHRHLLHDKMMDVFPALDGDKAVGALEYYDAQMDDARFVMMLVRSAAQHDASVANYTSVVDYLHEGGRVSGARVRDEETGEEFEVHARDTLLAGGVWTEDQQDLAGADAGLKVLASKGIHVTIARDRIPAVPETGIITQTEKSVLFIIPWDEYWVIGTTDTAWTEDPADVGATSEDIDYVLEHANAVLADDLSREDVIGVYSGLRPLVQPVQKGGGSAKVSREHTVMQVEPGLSAIAGGKFTTYRVMAEDIVDFAIKEHQPGRPSLTRSVPVIGAQGYETLVRDKQKIARRYDLDSVRIDRLLFRYGALLTDVLALVDEDPSLGTPLEHAPRYLRAEALYAVRAEGARHLADILERRTRLDYETRDRGVDAAAEIAALVGPELGWDESTQAQEVATYREYIAARLEGEQAGTDAETAARIGAVPEVPPRR
- a CDS encoding ASCH domain-containing protein, with translation MTTVDADLARFWARARAQHAHLPPEPPEAWAFGATAQHADDLLALVLAGTKTATASAVGDYEDEQEPVPTVGELSIILDGAAAPRAILEVTAIDIVPFDEVTAEHARAEGEDDRTLASWRRIHEDFWRTYSARGFAPDMLVVCESFRVVFAAPSGRE
- the glpK gene encoding glycerol kinase GlpK, which encodes MNDQPMYIMSIDQGTTSTRAIIFDHAGQIVASGQKEHEQIFPKSGWVEHDPQEIWKNTRDVVGQALVNADINRHQLAAVGITNQRETAVVWDKNTGEPVYNAIVWQDTRTQRICDELAGDEGAEKYKERVGLPLATYFSGPKVKWILDNVEGARARAEAGELVFGNTDAWLMWNLTGGTNGGVHVTDVTNASRTMLMNIDTLDWNEDIAEDMGIPLSMLPEIRSSSEVYGTGRKNDLLIDTPIAGILGDQQAATFGQACFEVGQAKNTYGTGNFMLINTGEDLVRSENGLLTTVAYKLGDAKPVYALEGSIAVTGSLVQWVRDNLGMIQDAPEIEDLAKEVDDNGGLFIVPAFSGLFAPHWRSDARGAMVGMTRFHNKGHIARATLEATAFQTREVLDAMIADAESEGVELSELKVDGGMVKNETLMQFQADILGVSVVRPQVIETTALGAAYAAGIAVGFWDGEQDVIDNWAEDKRWEPTMDEETRERYLRLWKKAVERTLGWVDEDTEALYS
- a CDS encoding MIP/aquaporin family protein encodes the protein MGTILLSEIAGTAMLTLMGGGVVANNILGKTKGKDGGWLMVNFGWGLAVFVGVYTAFKTGAHINPAVTTGLLMSEATEYAPGIPMTFGTTITYYIAEIVGAFIGAVLAWLVYKNHYDQEKDPGTILGTFSTGPEIRSYGWNLVTEIIATFVLVFVIIMFGNTPDKLGPLAVSLLVLAIGASLGGPTGYAINPARDLGPRLAHAVLPIPHKGGSDWAYSWVPVAGPLIGGGLAGLVSVIYF
- a CDS encoding sugar-binding transcriptional regulator, giving the protein MNPASRPDTLFEAARMYYGEGRTMESIAIDLEVSRSTVSRMLRDAREAGLVQITLRPPDAHRVEELRRRIAHKFGVRTRVVPARRGDGEHERLEAVADAGADVLDEMLEPGMTLGLAWGTTIASILGSVRARPIPGLRIVQLNGAINTEGTGLTYISTVLARAATLWDATVHHFPVPAFFDYAATREAMWRERSVQKVLETQRQTTLAVFSVGAFDAEVPSHVYTNNYLTGEDLASLRADGAVGDVCTVFLRADGSFRDIAMNARGSGTDPHRLSRIAHRLLVVSGSRKALPLRAALRAGVATDLVIDEVTAASLLALR